Proteins found in one Alicyclobacillus cycloheptanicus genomic segment:
- the qoxB gene encoding cytochrome aa3 quinol oxidase subunit I, producing the protein MHFANTFLMWKEGPLIWISDVLIALASLGILFVLWKFKKFKWLWTEWLTTVDHKKIGIMYIIAALLMLFRGGVDALLMRSQLAFPNEHFLTAQHYDEIFTTHGTIMILFMAMPFIIGMMNVAVPLMIGARDVAFPYLNAISFWLFFFGAMLFNLSFVFGGSPDGGWTSYPPYVENLFDPGPGENYYIMGLQIAGIGTIATGVNFLVTILKMRAPGMTLMKMPMFVWSVLITSALIVFAFPALTVVLGQLLIDRLFNAHFFTTTGGGMPMNYVNEFWIWGHPEVYIVILPAFGIFSEVVSTFASKRLFGYSAMVASMVAITFLGFGVWVHHFFTMGAGAAVNSFFGISTMAIAIPTGVKVFNWLSTMWKGRIRFTLPMLWTSAFIPCFVLGGGVTGVMLAVAPADYQFHNSYFLIAHFHYTLIGGTVFGMMAGLYYWWPKMFGFKLDEKRGRWAYWWFVIGFNVCFLPQFLLGLMGMTRRMYTYPSGLGWWIPNFISTIGGFMMGVGFLLIVYQIVWSIRYGERDVTGDPWDARTLEWSLPSPAPEYNFARTPIVHSRDEWWYIKQGKYKQEFVESEIQPIHMPKNSGRPFLLGLCMFVAGFGFVFEWYVFVILGLLGVLAIMLRRSFEFDYYHYIPVSEIVQTEKSLGRL; encoded by the coding sequence ATGCATTTCGCAAACACCTTCCTGATGTGGAAAGAAGGTCCGCTGATTTGGATCTCTGACGTCCTCATCGCGCTGGCCTCCTTGGGAATTCTGTTCGTCTTGTGGAAGTTCAAGAAGTTCAAATGGCTGTGGACCGAGTGGCTCACCACGGTGGACCACAAGAAAATCGGGATTATGTATATCATCGCGGCACTGCTGATGCTCTTTCGCGGCGGCGTCGACGCGCTCTTGATGCGCAGTCAGCTGGCGTTTCCGAACGAGCATTTCCTGACGGCGCAGCACTACGACGAAATCTTTACGACGCACGGCACCATCATGATTCTGTTCATGGCCATGCCGTTCATCATTGGGATGATGAACGTCGCCGTGCCGCTCATGATTGGCGCTCGCGACGTGGCGTTTCCGTATTTAAATGCAATCTCGTTCTGGCTGTTCTTCTTTGGCGCGATGTTGTTCAACCTGTCCTTTGTGTTCGGTGGTTCGCCGGACGGCGGCTGGACTTCCTATCCGCCGTACGTTGAAAACCTGTTCGACCCGGGCCCCGGTGAAAACTACTACATTATGGGCTTGCAGATTGCGGGTATCGGCACCATCGCAACGGGCGTCAACTTCCTGGTAACCATTCTGAAGATGCGCGCGCCAGGGATGACACTGATGAAGATGCCGATGTTCGTCTGGTCCGTCCTCATCACGTCGGCGCTGATTGTCTTCGCCTTCCCGGCACTGACCGTCGTGCTTGGACAACTGCTGATTGACCGCCTGTTCAACGCGCACTTCTTCACCACGACCGGCGGCGGCATGCCCATGAACTACGTGAACGAGTTCTGGATTTGGGGACACCCGGAGGTGTACATCGTCATCTTGCCCGCGTTCGGCATTTTCTCCGAAGTGGTCAGCACCTTCGCCAGCAAACGACTGTTCGGCTACTCGGCGATGGTCGCTTCGATGGTCGCCATCACCTTCCTGGGCTTTGGCGTGTGGGTGCACCACTTCTTCACGATGGGTGCAGGCGCGGCCGTCAACTCGTTCTTCGGAATCTCGACCATGGCCATCGCCATTCCGACCGGCGTGAAGGTGTTCAACTGGCTGTCCACGATGTGGAAAGGGCGAATTCGCTTCACCCTGCCCATGCTTTGGACGTCTGCCTTCATTCCGTGTTTCGTGCTTGGCGGTGGTGTGACGGGTGTCATGCTCGCCGTGGCGCCGGCTGACTATCAGTTCCACAACAGCTACTTCCTGATTGCGCACTTCCACTACACGCTGATTGGCGGAACTGTGTTCGGCATGATGGCGGGTCTCTATTACTGGTGGCCAAAGATGTTCGGCTTCAAGCTGGATGAGAAGCGCGGCCGCTGGGCGTACTGGTGGTTCGTGATTGGCTTCAACGTCTGCTTCCTGCCCCAGTTCCTGCTTGGGCTGATGGGGATGACGCGGCGCATGTACACCTACCCGTCCGGCCTTGGCTGGTGGATCCCGAACTTCATTTCCACCATCGGCGGTTTCATGATGGGTGTCGGGTTCCTCTTGATTGTCTATCAGATTGTCTGGAGTATCCGCTATGGCGAACGCGATGTGACGGGCGACCCGTGGGATGCGCGCACACTCGAATGGTCGCTGCCATCGCCGGCGCCGGAGTACAATTTCGCGCGCACGCCGATTGTACACAGCCGCGACGAGTGGTGGTACATCAAGCAGGGCAAGTACAAACAGGAGTTTGTGGAGTCGGAAATCCAGCCGATTCACATGCCGAAAAACTCCGGTCGTCCGTTCCTGCTCGGGTTGTGCATGTTTGTCGCTGGCTTTGGCTTTGTGTTCGAGTGGTACGTGTTCGTCATCCTGGGCTTGCTCGGTGTCTTGGCGATTATGCTGCGTCGTTCGTTTGAGTTCGACTACTATCACTACATTCCGGTCTCTGAGATAGTGCAGACCGAAAAGTCGCTCGGGAGGCTGTGA
- the qoxC gene encoding cytochrome aa3 quinol oxidase subunit III produces MEPVVHHAGSAAPGEPLEYSTEDGSLRVLGFWVFLAAEFILFSCLFATYVVMHPMTAGGPSSKELYDVPGFAWETFFLLTSSFTCGIATFEMRRGNKKGVIAWMLLTIALGLCFLGFEISEFVDDVQHGASMSTSGFLSSFFTLVGTHGAHVSMGILWMTSVVIQIAVRGIDSMTSRKMFIVSLYWHFLDVVWIFIFTVVYLTGKVL; encoded by the coding sequence ATGGAACCAGTCGTACATCATGCTGGGTCAGCAGCACCTGGCGAACCGCTGGAGTACAGTACCGAGGACGGCAGCCTGCGCGTCCTCGGGTTCTGGGTATTCTTGGCTGCTGAGTTTATCCTGTTTTCCTGTTTGTTTGCCACGTACGTGGTCATGCATCCCATGACAGCGGGCGGCCCTTCGTCGAAGGAACTGTATGATGTCCCCGGATTCGCTTGGGAAACGTTCTTCCTCTTGACGTCGTCGTTCACGTGCGGCATCGCCACGTTCGAGATGCGGCGCGGCAACAAGAAGGGCGTCATCGCCTGGATGCTTTTGACCATCGCCCTCGGCCTGTGCTTTCTTGGGTTCGAGATTTCGGAGTTTGTGGATGACGTGCAGCACGGTGCTTCCATGTCGACCTCCGGGTTTCTCTCTTCGTTCTTCACCCTGGTCGGCACGCACGGTGCCCACGTTTCGATGGGGATTTTGTGGATGACGTCCGTGGTCATTCAAATCGCGGTACGCGGCATTGACAGCATGACGTCGCGCAAGATGTTCATTGTGAGTCTGTACTGGCACTTTCTCGACGTGGTTTGGATTTTCATCTTTACGGTCGTGTACCTGACAGGGAAGGTGTTGTGA
- the qoxD gene encoding cytochrome aa3 quinol oxidase subunit IV: protein MTQTNTSGLHGANQGSASHGGHHETFPWKHIIGYVLSLILTILAFWIALKLHLSVGATIATILALAIIQMAVQLFMFMHITERIHGDTFQKVMIYSGIVFAAMVVIGTIWVMTFKSTVS from the coding sequence ATGACACAGACAAATACTTCCGGACTGCACGGCGCGAATCAGGGGAGTGCGAGTCATGGCGGACATCACGAGACGTTCCCTTGGAAACACATCATCGGCTACGTGCTGTCGTTGATTCTCACGATTCTGGCGTTCTGGATTGCGTTGAAGCTGCACCTCTCGGTGGGTGCCACCATCGCCACCATCTTGGCCCTGGCGATTATTCAGATGGCTGTCCAGTTGTTTATGTTCATGCACATCACGGAGCGAATCCACGGCGATACCTTCCAGAAGGTGATGATTTACAGCGGCATTGTTTTCGCCGCAATGGTCGTCATCGGGACCATCTGGGTCATGACCTTCAAGTCGACCGTCTCGTAA
- a CDS encoding MFS transporter, giving the protein MIQNLDEAPLNLFHLRAVVISGVGFFTDAYDLFVIGAALALLKDQWHLSQSMIGLVGSTTLVANFIGAFLFGRLADLFGRKRFYVLVPVLMALAAIGTAFAPNIGWLIAFRILLGVGIGGDYPLSAVMTSEYANVRDRGKLVGLVFSMQALGLIAGPIVAITLLASGMPHNLVWRLMLGLGALPSLAVVYLRSKMPESPRYEAHRAARRAVRPVGPETEPGPASNVSASAVDQRSGAVRFGQFIRNRKMRLTLLGTAGTWFLFDYAYYGNSISTPQIMQMIAPHATLLQSEAWTLIVFAVAAVPGYYLAVGLVDKIGHKRLQLIGFAVMGLAFLAMGVFPGATATVGPFLMLYGVSYFFAEFGPNTTTFILAAELYPVSVRTTGHGLSAGTAKVGAFIGVFIFPLLSYALGLRGTLIVTALFSLAGFLLTFLLPEAANKSMEEMTLTFEEPSRKAVKRILRRA; this is encoded by the coding sequence GTGATTCAAAACCTCGATGAAGCGCCATTGAATCTGTTTCACCTGCGGGCAGTCGTCATTTCAGGGGTCGGATTTTTTACAGACGCGTACGATTTGTTCGTGATTGGCGCGGCGCTGGCATTACTGAAAGACCAGTGGCACCTTTCCCAGTCCATGATTGGACTAGTGGGCAGCACGACACTGGTGGCGAACTTTATTGGCGCATTTCTGTTTGGCCGGTTGGCCGACTTATTTGGACGGAAGCGGTTCTATGTACTTGTCCCTGTGCTGATGGCGCTGGCGGCGATTGGCACCGCGTTTGCGCCAAACATCGGTTGGCTCATCGCGTTTCGCATCTTGCTTGGCGTGGGCATTGGCGGAGACTACCCGCTCAGCGCGGTGATGACGAGTGAATACGCGAATGTTCGCGACCGCGGCAAGCTGGTCGGACTGGTGTTCTCTATGCAGGCGCTGGGGCTGATTGCCGGTCCGATTGTGGCCATCACGTTATTGGCAAGCGGAATGCCGCACAATCTGGTGTGGCGCCTGATGCTGGGGCTGGGCGCCCTGCCGTCGCTCGCGGTTGTGTACCTGCGAAGCAAAATGCCGGAGTCCCCACGCTATGAAGCGCACCGGGCGGCACGGCGTGCCGTACGGCCCGTCGGTCCGGAGACCGAACCGGGTCCTGCCTCAAATGTCTCGGCCTCGGCGGTTGATCAGCGGAGCGGGGCTGTACGCTTCGGTCAGTTCATCCGAAACCGCAAGATGCGCCTGACGCTGCTTGGCACGGCAGGCACGTGGTTCCTGTTTGACTATGCGTATTACGGGAACAGTATCTCCACGCCGCAAATCATGCAAATGATTGCCCCGCATGCGACGCTCCTGCAGAGTGAGGCCTGGACGTTGATTGTGTTCGCCGTCGCTGCTGTGCCGGGGTATTACCTGGCTGTGGGCCTGGTGGACAAGATTGGACATAAGCGGCTGCAGTTGATTGGCTTTGCGGTGATGGGGCTGGCGTTCCTGGCGATGGGCGTGTTTCCGGGGGCGACCGCGACCGTCGGTCCCTTCCTGATGCTCTATGGGGTCAGCTACTTCTTTGCGGAGTTTGGGCCCAACACGACAACCTTCATCCTGGCTGCAGAGTTGTACCCGGTCAGCGTTCGAACGACCGGGCACGGCTTGTCGGCCGGTACCGCAAAGGTGGGGGCCTTCATTGGCGTGTTCATCTTCCCGCTTCTGTCGTACGCACTGGGGCTGCGCGGTACGCTCATCGTCACTGCGCTGTTCTCCTTGGCTGGATTTTTGCTGACCTTCCTGCTGCCCGAGGCGGCGAACAAGTCGATGGAGGAGATGACGCTGACCTTCGAAGAGCCGTCGAGGAAAGCGGTGAAGCGCATTCTGAGGCGCGCCTAA
- a CDS encoding aminopeptidase codes for MDKEQLRKYAELVVKVGVNLQPGQHLVVGYGERQVFPEHIEFVRMLTEVAYDVGAKFVQIDWGDEHWRRETVKRGSLETLEARTRWQAQWVEQLAAEGAAFVAIPSSDPALYEGIDPERVTTATRASKTIFRPFNDRRTNDEYSWTLASVPTQAWADKVHPELPEDERVEALWRDILKCTRADGPDLISTWQTHLQNLERRAAWLNQQKLQKLHYQGPGTDLTIEMAKGHYWKSAGANTPQGVRFVANMPTEEVFSVPDKHGVNGTVTSTMPLNHNGTLIEGIQLRFENGRIVAYSARAGEDALRGIVETDEGSHYLGEAALVPVDSPISQHGVLFYNTLFDENASCHLAIGNAYPLIEGGHDLPRSKWAAHGLNESLNHVDFMIGSDQLDIDGETADGKRVPVMRAGKWVSGV; via the coding sequence TTGGATAAAGAACAACTGAGAAAGTACGCAGAGCTCGTTGTGAAGGTGGGTGTCAACCTGCAGCCGGGTCAGCACCTGGTGGTCGGGTATGGAGAACGCCAGGTGTTTCCGGAGCATATTGAATTTGTCCGGATGTTGACAGAAGTGGCCTACGATGTGGGTGCCAAGTTTGTGCAGATTGACTGGGGCGATGAGCACTGGCGCCGCGAAACGGTCAAGCGCGGGTCACTGGAAACGCTCGAAGCCAGAACGCGCTGGCAGGCGCAGTGGGTCGAGCAGCTGGCGGCTGAGGGGGCGGCATTTGTCGCGATCCCATCCTCGGACCCGGCCTTGTATGAAGGCATTGACCCAGAGCGGGTCACGACGGCCACGAGAGCAAGCAAGACCATTTTTCGGCCTTTCAACGACCGACGCACGAACGATGAGTACAGTTGGACCCTCGCGTCGGTTCCGACGCAGGCATGGGCCGACAAGGTTCACCCAGAGCTGCCGGAGGATGAGCGGGTGGAGGCGCTGTGGCGGGACATTTTGAAGTGCACGAGAGCAGACGGGCCTGACCTCATCAGCACGTGGCAGACCCACCTGCAGAACCTGGAAAGGCGAGCGGCCTGGTTAAACCAGCAAAAACTGCAGAAGCTGCACTACCAGGGTCCAGGGACAGACCTGACGATTGAAATGGCGAAGGGGCATTACTGGAAGAGCGCGGGCGCCAATACACCGCAGGGCGTGCGCTTTGTCGCCAATATGCCGACGGAGGAAGTCTTCTCGGTGCCTGACAAGCACGGCGTCAACGGCACGGTCACCAGCACCATGCCGCTGAACCACAACGGCACGCTGATTGAAGGCATTCAGCTGCGGTTTGAAAACGGCCGGATTGTGGCGTATTCGGCGCGCGCCGGCGAGGACGCGCTGCGGGGCATCGTGGAGACGGACGAAGGCAGCCACTACCTCGGAGAGGCTGCGCTGGTGCCGGTGGATTCTCCGATTTCGCAGCACGGCGTGTTGTTCTACAATACCTTGTTCGATGAAAATGCTTCCTGTCACCTGGCCATTGGCAATGCGTATCCATTGATTGAAGGGGGCCACGACTTGCCGCGCAGCAAGTGGGCGGCGCATGGGCTGAACGAGAGCTTGAATCACGTCGACTTTATGATTGGCTCTGACCAGCTGGACATCGATGGAGAGACAGCCGATGGCAAGCGCGTCCCGGTGATGCGCGCTGGCAAGTGGGTGAGCGGGGTTTAA
- a CDS encoding YaiI/YqxD family protein, which yields MTDDTHHDQPPFAVTILVDADATPRDCLVTVDKLAKQYHAVVTTVSSVNHQYDRPNHVSVDPHAQAVDMEIVRRLQKGRPFVVITQDYGLAALSLGYEARVVSPRGVIFTEQNIDQFLYERDLHARERRATGRSRGPRKRTQEDAQRFEAALTEVLEADWPAEHSHSRGLH from the coding sequence ATGACCGATGACACCCATCACGACCAGCCCCCGTTCGCTGTCACCATCCTGGTCGACGCGGACGCCACCCCGCGGGACTGCCTGGTCACGGTCGACAAGCTGGCAAAGCAGTATCATGCCGTCGTCACGACCGTTTCGTCCGTCAACCACCAGTACGACCGCCCAAATCACGTGTCGGTTGACCCGCACGCGCAGGCGGTCGATATGGAAATCGTGCGCCGGCTGCAAAAGGGGCGGCCGTTTGTCGTGATCACCCAGGATTATGGACTCGCCGCGCTGTCCTTGGGGTATGAGGCACGCGTCGTGTCTCCGCGCGGCGTGATTTTTACCGAGCAGAATATCGACCAGTTTCTGTACGAACGAGATCTTCATGCCCGGGAACGCCGCGCAACGGGCCGCAGCCGGGGCCCTCGCAAACGGACGCAAGAGGATGCACAGCGGTTTGAGGCCGCGCTCACCGAGGTGCTCGAAGCCGATTGGCCAGCCGAACATTCGCACAGCCGCGGCCTGCACTGA
- a CDS encoding small multi-drug export protein, with amino-acid sequence MQSGGVHLPLHTAALRSRTIFFACLGSGLVFFLTALLVGAAEHKTLAAMSLIGISLLFEAQPAAVASIPLGFRPVSGAVISVFANLMLIPLMMFAFDQIIQRWHWIRKKLSKAGKWADKYGTHGVWVLSPLAALIGGYLCVAISHGLRWNPVRSFISIAVGIVGSTFLITLAGHWLVQCFHHFF; translated from the coding sequence ATGCAAAGCGGGGGAGTGCATCTGCCATTGCACACGGCGGCTTTACGGTCTCGAACCATCTTCTTTGCTTGTCTGGGGAGCGGGCTGGTCTTCTTTCTCACTGCCCTGTTGGTTGGGGCTGCGGAACACAAAACCCTCGCAGCGATGTCGCTGATTGGCATATCGCTGCTGTTTGAGGCGCAGCCGGCGGCTGTCGCGAGCATTCCTCTTGGCTTTCGCCCTGTTTCGGGCGCCGTCATCAGCGTCTTTGCGAACCTCATGCTCATTCCGCTGATGATGTTCGCGTTTGACCAAATCATTCAAAGATGGCATTGGATTCGCAAGAAGCTCAGTAAGGCCGGCAAATGGGCAGACAAATACGGCACGCATGGCGTCTGGGTGCTCAGTCCTTTAGCCGCCCTCATTGGCGGCTATTTGTGCGTGGCGATTAGTCACGGCCTGCGCTGGAATCCCGTGCGCAGCTTTATCAGCATCGCTGTCGGCATCGTTGGTTCCACGTTTCTCATCACGCTGGCGGGCCATTGGCTTGTCCAATGCTTTCATCACTTCTTCTAG
- a CDS encoding DEAD/DEAH box helicase, producing the protein MTTLFSDLALSEPVMQSLQDMGFESPTAIQAETIPVALTGRDIIGQAQTGTGKTVAFGIPLVEKVDVDDDAIQGLILTPTRELCIQVAEEISKLGSRKRVRVLSVYGGQDISRQIRALRNHPHVIVATPGRLIDHLQRRTVRLGSVKIAVLDEADEMLDMGFIEDIETILGQCPSERQTLLFSATVKPGVKTLSKKFMRDIQQIAVKAQEVTVPSIEQVYYEVHERQKLDALTRLLDIENPELAIVFGRTKRRVDELIGALQTRGYLADGLHGDMSQSQRDAVMRKFRDGGIEVLVATDVAARGLDVTGVTHVFNFDMPQDVDSYVHRIGRTGRAGMSGFAATFVTPREVDHLRLIERVTKRRLERRPLPTLTEARLGMQRVAMEQLTKAVSEDNLGGYKALAEELLDQYDSSMLVAAALKLLSKTNREIPITLTEEKPLRAKRASNFRGNSQRRGGFRGNAAQGMHMQRYRRNDRSE; encoded by the coding sequence ATGACAACGCTGTTTTCAGACTTAGCTTTGAGTGAACCCGTCATGCAGTCCTTGCAGGATATGGGCTTTGAATCACCAACCGCCATTCAGGCGGAAACCATCCCCGTCGCGCTGACAGGGCGAGACATCATTGGCCAGGCACAAACTGGCACAGGGAAGACGGTCGCATTCGGCATCCCGTTGGTGGAAAAAGTGGATGTCGACGACGATGCCATCCAGGGGCTGATTTTAACCCCGACGCGCGAACTGTGTATTCAGGTTGCGGAGGAAATTTCCAAGCTGGGTTCGAGAAAACGGGTGCGTGTGCTCTCGGTGTACGGCGGCCAGGACATCTCCCGGCAAATTCGCGCCCTGCGGAATCATCCGCATGTGATTGTCGCGACGCCGGGACGGCTGATTGACCACTTGCAGCGGCGGACGGTCCGGCTGGGCAGTGTGAAAATTGCGGTCCTCGATGAAGCGGACGAAATGTTGGACATGGGATTTATTGAGGATATCGAGACGATTTTGGGACAATGCCCGAGTGAACGACAGACCCTGTTGTTCTCCGCGACGGTGAAGCCTGGCGTGAAGACCCTGTCCAAAAAGTTCATGCGCGACATTCAGCAAATCGCTGTCAAGGCGCAGGAAGTGACGGTTCCAAGCATCGAACAAGTGTACTACGAAGTCCATGAACGGCAAAAACTCGATGCGCTCACGCGCCTGCTCGATATTGAGAACCCAGAGCTGGCGATTGTCTTTGGGCGTACCAAGCGCCGCGTGGATGAGCTCATCGGCGCGCTGCAGACGCGCGGCTACCTGGCGGACGGGCTGCACGGGGACATGAGCCAAAGTCAGCGCGACGCGGTCATGCGCAAGTTCCGCGACGGCGGCATCGAAGTGCTCGTCGCAACGGATGTAGCGGCGAGAGGGCTGGACGTCACCGGCGTCACCCACGTGTTCAACTTCGACATGCCTCAGGACGTGGACAGTTACGTACACCGCATCGGGCGTACGGGCCGGGCAGGCATGAGCGGATTCGCCGCGACGTTCGTCACGCCGCGGGAAGTTGACCACCTGCGGTTGATTGAGCGGGTGACCAAGCGCCGGCTGGAACGCCGTCCGCTGCCTACGCTGACGGAAGCCCGCCTCGGGATGCAGCGGGTTGCCATGGAACAGCTCACCAAGGCAGTGTCCGAGGACAACCTGGGCGGCTATAAGGCCTTGGCGGAGGAACTGTTGGACCAGTACGATTCCAGCATGCTGGTCGCCGCGGCCCTCAAGCTGTTGTCCAAAACCAACCGCGAGATTCCAATCACCCTGACGGAAGAAAAGCCGCTTCGCGCCAAACGGGCGTCCAACTTCCGCGGGAACAGCCAGCGCCGCGGCGGCTTTCGCGGAAATGCCGCGCAAGGCATGCACATGCAGCGGTACCGCCGCAATGATCGGTCAGAATAA
- a CDS encoding RluA family pseudouridine synthase: protein MTQEKQLTVHEPATLLPFLLARLSGKGRNKVKSLLTHRLVLVDGRVVTRHDHPLQPGQTVTVLAGRQADKDALLGVRILYEDDDLIVIDKPPGLLSIAAEPERERTAYHVLTAYVQRRDGQGRIFVVHRLDRDTSGVMMFAKRETIQQRLQENWHEMVTDRVYVAVVEGTLSQPEGRITSWLKESKTKTMYVARPGDGQKAVLHYRVLQQGPSYALVEVRLDTGRKNQIRVQMQSIGHSVAGDKRYGARKNPLGRLALHARVLAFRHPVTGQEVRFETPIPASFRRLVSSAGE, encoded by the coding sequence ATGACACAGGAAAAACAACTGACGGTTCATGAACCTGCCACGCTCCTGCCGTTCCTGTTGGCGCGGTTGTCCGGCAAGGGGCGCAACAAGGTGAAGTCGCTCTTGACGCACCGATTGGTGCTGGTCGACGGCCGGGTGGTGACCCGGCACGACCATCCCTTGCAGCCCGGGCAGACGGTGACGGTTCTGGCTGGGCGCCAAGCGGACAAGGACGCCTTGCTCGGCGTGCGGATCCTGTACGAGGACGACGACCTCATCGTGATCGACAAACCCCCGGGGCTGCTCTCCATCGCGGCCGAACCAGAGCGGGAGCGAACGGCGTATCACGTGCTGACGGCGTATGTGCAGCGGCGGGATGGGCAAGGCCGGATTTTCGTGGTGCACCGGCTCGATCGCGACACCTCAGGGGTGATGATGTTTGCCAAGCGGGAGACGATTCAGCAGCGCCTGCAGGAGAATTGGCACGAAATGGTGACCGACCGCGTGTATGTCGCCGTGGTGGAAGGCACGCTGTCACAGCCGGAGGGGCGCATCACGTCGTGGCTTAAGGAGAGCAAGACCAAAACGATGTATGTGGCGAGGCCGGGCGACGGACAGAAGGCGGTGCTTCATTACCGGGTGTTGCAGCAGGGTCCGTCGTACGCCTTGGTGGAGGTCCGGCTGGACACGGGCAGGAAGAATCAGATTCGTGTGCAGATGCAAAGCATTGGCCACAGTGTCGCGGGGGACAAACGGTACGGCGCCAGAAAGAATCCCCTCGGGCGCCTGGCGCTGCATGCGCGCGTCCTGGCGTTTCGACACCCGGTGACCGGGCAGGAAGTTCGATTTGAGACGCCGATTCCAGCATCCTTCCGGCGGCTCGTATCATCTGCTGGAGAGTAG
- a CDS encoding ABC-F family ATPase: MIRVKDVSVSFGSRTLFENVNLSFDEGNRYGLIGANGSGKSTFMKILVGDVEPSTGTVTIAPGLRVGVLRQDHYQYDDCRVLDTVMMGYPELWEVMQERERLYARPEMTEEEGMRVGELESAFAEMDGYSAEYFAAELLEGLGIPVERHGDLMSSMIGGFKLRVLLAQVLFGRPDILLLDEPTNHLDLDTIRWLEHFLLDHKGTMVIISHDRHFLNTVCTHMVDVDYQQIAMFSGNYDYFVAASTLAREQRLAENARNQAKIAELREFVARFSANKSKAKQATSRQKQIEKIEIEEIRPSSRVSPYIKFTAKQPLGKQVVALEGVHKSFGDLQVLRDVNLEIGRGEKAAVIGPNGIGKTTLLNVLMGELAPDAGSVTWGQSAQPTYFTQDHHETIQKDTTVFEWLQRFDREVDQQTLRSILGRMLFSKDEVHKSTSVLSGGETARLMLGKMLLLQGNVLVLDEPTNHLDLESIDALSNALAAFEGTVIFVSHARQLVSDVANRIIELTPAGILDFKGTYDEFLAKREALASA; the protein is encoded by the coding sequence ATGATTCGTGTCAAGGATGTATCTGTTTCGTTCGGAAGTCGTACACTTTTCGAAAATGTCAATCTGAGTTTTGACGAGGGCAACCGGTATGGACTCATCGGAGCAAACGGCTCCGGCAAGTCCACCTTCATGAAGATTCTTGTGGGCGATGTTGAACCGTCCACCGGAACGGTCACGATTGCGCCGGGCCTCCGGGTGGGTGTGCTGCGGCAGGACCACTATCAGTATGACGACTGCCGCGTTCTCGACACGGTGATGATGGGGTACCCGGAATTGTGGGAAGTCATGCAGGAGCGGGAGCGGCTGTACGCACGCCCCGAGATGACCGAGGAAGAGGGCATGCGGGTCGGCGAGCTGGAGAGCGCCTTCGCGGAGATGGACGGCTATTCCGCCGAGTATTTCGCCGCGGAACTGCTGGAAGGCCTCGGCATCCCGGTCGAAAGACATGGGGATTTGATGAGTTCCATGATTGGCGGCTTCAAACTGCGCGTTCTGCTCGCGCAGGTGCTGTTTGGGCGCCCCGACATCCTGCTCCTCGATGAGCCGACGAACCACTTGGACCTCGACACCATTCGCTGGCTGGAACACTTTCTGCTGGACCACAAAGGGACCATGGTCATCATCTCCCACGACCGTCACTTCTTGAACACCGTGTGCACCCACATGGTCGATGTGGATTACCAGCAGATTGCCATGTTCTCCGGGAACTATGACTACTTCGTCGCGGCCAGCACGCTCGCGCGCGAACAACGGCTCGCGGAGAACGCCCGCAATCAGGCGAAAATTGCGGAGCTGCGGGAATTCGTCGCGCGCTTCTCCGCCAACAAGAGCAAGGCCAAGCAGGCGACCAGCCGGCAAAAGCAAATCGAGAAAATCGAGATCGAGGAAATCCGCCCGTCTTCCCGCGTCTCGCCGTACATCAAGTTCACGGCGAAGCAGCCGCTGGGCAAGCAAGTTGTGGCCCTTGAGGGCGTGCACAAGTCGTTTGGGGATTTACAGGTGCTGCGCGACGTCAACCTGGAAATTGGCCGCGGGGAGAAGGCGGCGGTGATTGGTCCGAACGGCATCGGCAAGACGACACTGTTGAATGTCCTCATGGGGGAACTGGCGCCGGACGCTGGCAGCGTGACCTGGGGCCAGTCTGCACAGCCGACGTATTTCACCCAGGACCACCATGAGACGATTCAAAAAGACACGACGGTGTTCGAGTGGCTGCAGCGCTTTGACCGTGAGGTCGACCAGCAGACGCTGCGCAGTATTCTGGGAAGAATGCTGTTCTCGAAAGATGAAGTGCACAAATCCACGAGCGTCTTGTCCGGCGGCGAGACGGCACGGTTGATGCTTGGCAAGATGCTGTTGCTGCAAGGGAACGTCCTGGTGCTCGACGAACCGACGAATCACCTCGATTTGGAGTCCATCGACGCGCTGTCGAACGCGCTCGCGGCGTTCGAAGGAACGGTGATCTTTGTTTCGCACGCCCGCCAACTGGTCAGCGATGTCGCCAATCGCATCATTGAACTGACGCCAGCGGGCATCCTTGACTTTAAGGGGACGTACGACGAATTTCTGGCGAAACGGGAGGCCTTGGCAAGCGCCTGA